From the genome of Papaver somniferum cultivar HN1 chromosome 2, ASM357369v1, whole genome shotgun sequence, one region includes:
- the LOC113352412 gene encoding uncharacterized protein LOC113352412, whose translation MILKFGALYWRLNDSFITLIPKKEDSCTPKDFGPLNLIGSAYKIISEVLSERLKSVMPLLISDYQWDFINNIKILDGVLIANECVDSRVKSKKPEILSKLMNDGVERGQIQGFRVADTGTMISHLQFADDNIIFLNATSSDEVTRLFIILSIFKALTGMKMNLKKSIMVSIGVDEVIVVLAKELGAK comes from the exons ATGATTTTAAAATTTGGTGCACTTTATTGGAGGTTAAATGACTCATTCATTACTCTTATTCCTAAAAAAGAGGACTCTTGTACTCCAAAAGACTTTGGACCTTTAAATCTTATTGGAAGTGCATACAAAATTATTTCTGAGGTTCTTTCTGAGAGATTGAAGAGTGTTATGCCATTGCTCATATCAGATTACCAATGGGATTTTATCAATAACATAAAAATTCTAGATGGTGTGCTCATTGCGAATGAGTGTGTGGATAGCAGGGTGAAATCCAAAAAACCAG AAATTCTCTCAAAGTTGATGAACGATGGTGTTGAAAGGGGTCAAATTCAAGGTTTTAGGGTGGCTGACACTGGAACAATGATATCTCATCTTCAGTTTGCGGATgacaatattatttttttgaatgCAACTTCATCAGATGAAGTTACTAGACTCTTTATCATTCTATCCATTTTTAAAGCTCTTACTGGGATGAAGATGAATCTCAAAAAGAGCATTATGGTGAGTATAGGTGTTGATGAGGTAATTGTGGTGTTGGCAAAGGAGTTGGGTGCAAAATAG